In Planctomycetota bacterium, the following are encoded in one genomic region:
- the rpmJ gene encoding 50S ribosomal protein L36 encodes MKVRTSVKRICENCRIIKRRGVVRVICTNPRHKQRQRGKAKARR; translated from the coding sequence ATGAAAGTTCGGACGAGCGTCAAAAGAATCTGTGAGAATTGCCGGATCATCAAGCGTCGCGGCGTCGTGCGCGTCATCTGCACGAATCCGCGGCACAAGCAGCGCCAGCGAGGCAAAGCGAAGGCGAGGAGGTAG
- the rpsM gene encoding 30S ribosomal protein S13: protein MPRIAGVDVPGEKSTWVALTYIYGIGRRSAFQICKEAQIDPNGRARDLTEDEVGRVATVIDRSFVVEGALRRQVMQNIARLRDISCYRGVRHRRGLPVRGQRTRTNARTRKGPRKTVAGKKGVKELH, encoded by the coding sequence ATGCCCCGTATCGCGGGTGTCGACGTGCCGGGCGAAAAGTCCACGTGGGTGGCCCTGACGTATATCTACGGCATCGGGCGGCGGTCGGCCTTCCAGATCTGCAAGGAGGCCCAAATCGACCCGAACGGGCGGGCCCGGGACCTGACGGAAGACGAAGTCGGCCGAGTCGCCACGGTGATCGACCGCAGTTTCGTCGTCGAGGGCGCGCTGAGACGCCAGGTGATGCAGAACATCGCTCGCCTGCGGGACATCAGTTGCTATCGCGGCGTTCGCCACCGGCGGGGCCTGCCGGTTCGCGGCCAGCGGACGCGGACCAATGCCCGCACGCGCAAAGGCCCTCGCAAGACCGTGGCCGGCAAGAAGGGCGTTAAGGAACTGCACTAA
- the infA gene encoding translation initiation factor IF-1 has translation MAKDVIRMEGKVTEALPNAVFRVELENGHKVLAHVSGRMRMHFIRILPGDTVTVELSPYDLSRGRIVYRSG, from the coding sequence ATGGCGAAGGACGTCATCCGAATGGAAGGAAAGGTGACCGAGGCGTTGCCGAACGCCGTGTTCCGTGTCGAGTTGGAGAACGGACACAAGGTGCTCGCGCACGTGTCGGGGCGGATGCGGATGCATTTTATCCGGATCCTGCCGGGCGACACCGTGACGGTGGAACTGTCGCCCTACGACCTCTCGCGGGGTCGGATCGTGTACCGGTCGGGCTGA